One window from the genome of Montipora foliosa isolate CH-2021 chromosome 5, ASM3666993v2, whole genome shotgun sequence encodes:
- the LOC138003407 gene encoding uncharacterized protein isoform X3 yields MALSKSPEPVSAIEGFPSSLNELFRDVTRDLNDKELEAVVKSVKNTFKGSFEVQGDQDLYSCLLLLTNQGLLSEENLTLLETFVAAKASKKEGIKERIENFKRNRSKVTKPKDELKGRESDLQDIMNKLTGTTLFINLYGPGGVGKTTLGKELCLKWPGKSIFVDLREKREMKDVYFHIMLALDNERTVISYDDNPVIERFQDLLKEGGHVLLLLDNVEQFSGAVKSAPASLTKFSGFLHRLFGLQDSKSKAQLKVVLLSREPFRIEEKISSRGRKQIILKGVIDHKKIEPLEATISTELFQGASGTSWKESNEMKKLAKMCKGKPLFLNGLAAILRQKIADDKTLLRAIEEELKATTPEDNSVPSVENLKKEGDNWDYKSEGVDQVQLSCFRKMFFFLPSDTLRHTAIALSLFCRPFTVEVAAFVLDAEMSEATILLEGLRNSELLSLKPDSEEDHLVYDIHPLMRSFLRSVGSSRVFEQVYTKAGHRFSQLYIEKMKNYASLLDKDYMEAFEQFDRDKSNFELALDIRFKTDYVSEESNFDTMVCYLFEATFDPDQRKNFFHLFAEAIDEDGETGSLSRAEMRCFEALEVLRLEGWKTAMEVLKLAEDSLKTVKEEFKTSHLYRVARSSYLFVEGEIYYITKNFPKALKSLFGSLKIMEELWKSHTSKTRCLNAIGNCYNSQGSPEKALEFYTRAYDMRKELSGTKTHFDLGLYKGQIGTVYESLGQYDEAIKCYEEALKLSRSLKRSGILNLALFHRNIVNAYAWKGDYKNAYKQAMDGYEIRKDILGNHPHTARSAFQLAMICEHLDKFEEAEGFFEEAWEIEKSLGNANYSEVRDRIVEGYEYILQGRKKEVFKKEALEFYQRLWDDEKEFSYVNRPIIDQIINRLNQSGDEQTITHYKTEAMRFYEMAWKCPDLERLPQNEREDILQKLLDLCKSLHEKEPYKEYQCQALEFYEQQWEEKKTMTRQDKRDLLCRLRTLAKDVGDKSKEEKYKKLYESSSQESTDWKRRTEKSEEGVSPKSNAPSLWTKNISVSSVITSEGGTVVGEGIKLVCGPGAVEKPVTVTVTLEDPAKYYGFLVQSDLENDVMFCAPIINLQPNGLFFKGPVELTVSLEARISSFDEVVILHGMQTTPTTIIWRDISHDPVGRKQTADELLITTQRFSVIGAFIKKTLILTRDIVYRLNLSAFNYSLLLLFNETSIPNQLAVVFVSEDVKNEAFFQEDKTSVLVQLKDEGFREIMVRSIEGQDDRRIYNQEELKVSVSLGEDYKCSSSELLVVVDSTTWWRTGHAIKVPLENTKQVRILCGRITVKGEYENRKEIEFCELDLHAYIKGSLGVNGKVFNVNPIAKALKLPEELQHQIKEKWSDDECQLEVILDWLKQTDIFERLASLREALEGLKQGYRVTTKRGEMHVKHIRYFAKKIGGLEHESVECERHFANKVHALCQMVLRDCCLQIESTADGVEDAASSTSHVSYITFRMQRKTPDYFVRGCKEICSSSKECIIEKFKVVVPELIQIVKEVFVDDETDCEEQNGLWGISDKTLATFSSSIGVARRDNSVAKLMCDVSQILETLCLQNCSDNCKSKVKRWGKSLANLAMLEFLKPFFQTCPKNRRLHKRLELFFESTRDIFLNQMEFADEVFLHDFANVSLSLVDFGKYDASKLVKFVVKHSINSPVEVNRDNTQYDLNRTPPVFSQTVSLKKKIQGELKVHASVSVHIRGKIRKIGAFQSVIMLRESGFESFEKCKSPFHSVTTTTVKDKDSHNLRVVLCSFQRQELSDMLEVLRREMSEELVDLTKSQVTHCPLTLTARNISAKAGKVLSLRLIYKWGSDSLDLESEDFVICADSSAQGHESTAAQSDEAAATQDNPFPLASIDGNFNFPLSQPSSERPLNIQCQKAEWHFHQYYTTMQGHNCFVGDKPTVHNNPMPAQGAIEEAQGTFSRLSLTDEK; encoded by the exons ATGGCGTTGTCTAAATCACCAGAGCCAGTATCGGCAATCGAAGGTTTCCCTTCCAGCTTAAATGAACTGTTCAGAGACGTCACCAGAGATTTGAACGATAAAGAGCTCGAGGCTGTGGTCAAGTCTGTAAAGAACACCTTCAAGGGATCCTTCGAGGTTCAAGGAGACCAAGATTTGTATTCGTGTCTGCTGCTTCTTACGAACCAAGGGCTTTTGTCTGAAGAAAATCTGACACTTTTGGAGACCTTTGTTGCCGCCAAGGCATCAAAGAAGGAAGGAATTAAAGAAAGGATTGAGAATTTCAAACGCAACCGTTCGAAG GTGACAAAGCCAAAAGATGAATTAAAAGGAAGAGAGAGCGATTTGCAAGATATCATGAACAAGCTTACAGGGACTACACTTTTCATTAATCTTTACGGACCAGGCGGGGTTGGAAAAACAACTCTTGGCAAAGAGCTTTGCCTTAAGTGGCCAGGGAAGTCCATTTTTGTCGACCTAAGAGAAAAAAGGGAAATGAAAGACGTTTATTTCCATATCATGCTCGCCCTAGACAACGAGAGGACGGTCATTAGTTATGACGATAATCCGGTTATTGAACGGTTTCAAGACCTATTAAAAGAAGGAGGACATGTCCTTTTGCTCCTTGACAATGTGGAACAGTTCTCTGGTGCTGTCAAGAGCGCTCCCGCAAGTTTGACAAAATTCAGCGGCTTTCTCCACAGGCTATTTGGTCTTCAGGACAGTAAAAGTAAAGCGCAATTAAAGGTCGTGTTACTATCACGAGAACCGTTCCGAATCGAAGAAAAAATTAGCAGCCGTGGACGAAAACAGATTATTCTCAAGGGGGTCATAGATCACAAGAAGATAGAGCCTTTGGAGGCAACTATTTCCACGGAACTTTTCCAAGGAGCCAGTGGCACTTCCTGGAAGGAAAGCAATGAGATGAAGAAACTGGCGAAAATGTGTAAAGGAAAGCCCCTTTTTCTCAATGGCCTAGCAGCAATTCTTAGACAAAAGATAGCTGACGACAAAACGCTTCTTAGAGCTATAGAAGAAGAACTCAAAGCGACCACACCCGAAGACAATTCAGTCCCATCAGTGGAAAATCTTAAGAAGGAAGGCGATAATTGGGACTATAAAAGTGAAGGGGTTGATCAGGTGCAACTCTCTTGCTTCAGAAAGATGTTCTTTTTCCTTCCTAGTGATACGCTGCGACACACCGCCATTGCTTTGTCACTGTTTTGTAGGCCATTTACTGTAGAGGTAGCTGCCTTTGTGCTGGATGCAGAGATGTCCGAAGCAACCATTCTTCTTGAAGGTTTGAGGAATAGCGAGTTACTTTCTCTGAAGCCTGATTCTGAGGAAGACCATCTGGTATACGATATTCATCCTTTGATGCGAAGCTTTCTTAGAAGTGTTGGAAGCAGTCGTGTCTTTGAGCAGGTCTACACAAAGGCCGGACACAGATTTTCTCAACTGTATattgagaaaatgaaaaattatgcTTCGTTGTTAGATAAGGACTACATGGAAGCGTTCGAGCAATTTGATCGTGACAAATCTAACTTCGAGCTTGCTTTAGATATACGATTTAAAACTGACTACGTTTCGGAGGAAAGTAATTTCGATACCATGGTGTGTTACTTGTTCGAAGCAACGTTTGACCCGGATCAAAGGAAaaacttttttcatttgtttgcaGAGGCAATCGACGAAGATGGGGAAACAG GCTCTTTATCCCGTGCAGAGATGAGATGCTTTGAGGCACTGGAAGTTCTTCGTCTGGAAGGATGGAAAACTGCCATGGAAGTGCTGAAGTTGGCAGAAGATTCGTTGAAGACAGTAAAGGAAGAGTTTAAAACCAGCCACCTTTACAGAGTAGCGAGAAGTTCGTACTTGTTTGTCGAAGGAGAGATTTACTACATAACAAAAAATTTCCCCAAAGCTCTTAAAAGCCTGTTTGGTTCTCTGAAAATTATGGAGGAACTCTGGAAGAGCCACACCAGTAAAACAAGATGCTTAAATGCGATTGGAAACTGCTATAACAGTCAAGGTTCTCCAGAAAAAGCGTTGGAGTTTTACACAAGAGCTTACGACATGAGGAAAGAACTTTCTGGTACAAAGACTCACTTCGATCTGGGGCTCTACAAGGGTCAAATTGGAACAGTTTATGAATCCCTCGGGCAATACGACGAGGCGATCAAATGCTATGAAGAGGCCCTAAAGCTCTCTAGAAGTCTGAAACGTTCTGGAATTTTGAACTTGGCGTTGTTTCACAGGAACATTGTGAACGCATACGCGTGGAAAGGAGATTACAAAAATGCTTACAAGCAGGCCATGGATGGGTATGAGATCCGAAAAGATATCTTGGGCAATCACCCCCACACAGCAAGAAGTGCTTTTCAGTTAGCCATGATTTGCGAACATCTGGATAAATTCGAAGAAGCTGAAGGTTTTTTCGAGGAAGCATGGGAGATCGAGAAATCTTTGGGAAATGCCAACTACAGTGAAGTTCGAGACCGTATCGTGGAGGGCTACGAATACATTCTGCAGGggagaaaaaaagaagtgtTTAAGAAAGAAGCCTTGGAATTTTACCAACGCTTATGGGATGATGAAAAAGAATTCTCGTATGTTAACAGACCAATCATCGATCAAATCATTAACAGGTTGAATCAATCTGGAGATGAGCAAACTATTACTCATTACAAGACCGAAGCGATGCGATTTTACGAAATGGCTTGGAAATGTCCAGACCTTGAGCGGTTACCTCAAAACGAAAGGGAAGATATTCTTCAAAAACTCTTGGATCTGTGCAAGTCGCTTCATGAGAAAGAACCTTACAAGGAATATCAATGCCAAGCATTGGAGTTTTACGAACAGCAATGGGAAGAGAAGAAGACGatgacaagacaagacaaaagagaccttctttgcAGGCTGCGAACCCTTGCAAAAGACGTAGGTGATAAATCAAAGGAGGAGAAATACAAGAAATTGTACGAG TCTTCGTCACAGGAATCCACCGATTGGAAGAGAAGGACAGAAAAGTCAGAGG AAGGCGTTTCACCAAAATCGAACGCGCCTTCACTTTGGacaaaaaatatttctgtgtCCAGTGTTATAACAAGTGAAGGTGGTACGGTGGTTGGAGAGGGAATCAAACTTGTGTGTGGCCCTGGAGCCGTTGAAAAACCTGTAACTGTCACAGTAACATTAGAAGATCCCGCTAAGTACTATGGTTTCTTAGTTCAAAGTGACCTTGAGAATGACGTCATGTTCTGCGCACCTATCATCAATCTTCAACCCAATGGGCTCTTCTTCAAGGGACCAGTAGAGTTGACAGTCAGTTTGGAAGCGAGGATTTCTTCATTTGATGAAGTTGTCATTTTGCATGGAATGCAGACCACGCCAACCACGATCATTTGGCGAGACATTTCTCATGACCCAGTcggaagaaaacaaacagctgACGAACTGCTCATCACAACGCAACGATTTTCAGTTATTGGAGCCTTCATAAAAAAGACTTTAATTCTAACAAGAGACATTGTATACAGACTAAACTTATCAGCCTTTAATTActcgttgttactgttgttcaatgaGACCTCCATTCCAAACCAACTTGCTGTCGTGTTTGTGAGCGAGGATGTAAAAAATGAAGCATTCTTCCAAGAGGATAAGACGTCTGTCTTGGTGCAACTCAAAGATGAAGGATTCAGAGAAATAATGGTGCGTTCCATCGAAGGGCAAGATGATAGACGAATTTACAATCAGGAAGAACTTAAGGTATCTGTTTCTCTTGGAGAAGACTACAAATGTTCCAGCAGTGAACTTCTTGTTGTCGTTGATTCCACAACTTGGTGGAGGACAGGACATGCTATCAAGGTTCCACTGGAGAATACCAAACAAGTCAGAATCCTGTGTGGGAGAATAACTGTCAAGGGAGAGTACGAAAACCGCAAGGAAATAGAATTTTGTGAATTAG atcTCCATGCTTACATTAAAGGCTCTTTGGGTGTGAACGGAAAAGTCTTTAATGTCAATCCCATTGCTAAAGCGCTGAAGTTGCCTGAGGAATTACAAcatcaaatcaaagaaaagtgGAGTGACGACGAGTGCCAACTGGAAGTAATCTTGGATTGGTTAAAGCAAACTGATATTTTCGAACGTCTTGCTTCTCTCAGAGAGGCCCTTGAGGGCTTGAAACAAG GTTACCGAGTGACTACAAAAAGAGGTGAGATGCACGTCAAGCATATAAGGTACTTTGCGAAAAAAATTGGCGGCCTTGAACATGAAAGTGTTGAATGTGAGCGGCACTTTGCCAATAAGGTTCACGCATTATGTCAGATGGTGTTAAGGGATTGCTGCCTCCAGATAGAAAGCACCGCTGATGGGGTGGAAGACGCAGCTTCATCAACGAGCCATGTTTCCTATATAACTTTCAGGATGCAACGAAAGACCCCTGACTACTTTGTACGCGGTTGTAAGGAGATCTGTTCGTCTTCAAAAGAATGCATTATTGAGAAATTTAAGGTCGTTGTTCCCGAATTGATTCAGATTGTAAAGGAAGTCTTTGTTGACGACGAAACCGACTGTGAAGAGCAAAATGGCTTGTGGGGTATATCGGACAAAACATTGGCAACGTTCAGTTCCAGTATTGGGGTTGCTAGACGAGACAACTCAGTCGCAAAACTTATGTGTGACGTAAGCCAGATCCTGGAGACCCTGTGCCTGCAAAATTGCAGCGACAATTGCAAGTCCAAAGTTAAAAGGTGGGGTAAAAGCTTAGCAAATCTTGCCATGCTGgagtttttgaagccgttcttTCAAACCTGCCCGAAAAACAGGAGACTACACAAACGGTTGGAACTATTTTTTGAGAGTACAAGGGacatatttttaaatcaaatgGAATTTGCCGACGAAGTCTTTTTGCACGATTTTGCGAATGTTTCATTGAGTCTCGTTGATTTTGGCAAGTACGATGCATCCAAATTGGTGAAGTTTGTAGTtaagcattcaatcaattctcCTGTCGAAGTCAACAGAGACAATACGCAGTACGACTTAAACCGGACTCCACCGGTATTCTCTCAGACAGTCtccttgaagaaaaaaattcaaggtgAACTCAAAGTACACGCTTCAGTGAGCGTTCACATTAGAGGGAAGATTCGCAAAATTGGAGCGTTTCAGTCAGTGATTATGCTACGTGAATCTGGCtttgaaagctttgaaaaatgcaaaagTCCTTTCCATAGCGTCACCACGACAACGGTGAAAGACAAGGATTCCCATAACCTTCGGGTGGTCCTGTGCTCTTTCCAGAGGCAAGAGCTCTCCGATATGCTGGAAGTTCTGAGGAGGGAAATGAGCGAGGAATTGGTCGACCTGACAAAGTCACAAGTCACCCACTGTCCGCTAACGTTAACTGCGCGAAATATTTCAGCGAAGGCAGGGAAGGTTTTGAGTCTACGCTTGATTTACAAATGGGGATCCGATTCACTGGATCTTGAAAGCGAGGATTTTGTGATATGCGCCGATTCTTCTGCCCAAG GTCATGAGTCGACCGCTGCGCAGTCAGACGAGGCAGCAGCAACTCAAGACAACCCCTTCCCTCTCGCATCTATTGATGGAAACTTCAACTTTCCCCTTTCCCAACCGTCCAGTGAGAGACCGTTAAACATACAATGTCAGAAAGCCG aGTGGCATTTTCATCAGTATTATACCACGATGCAAGGGCATAATTGCTTTGTTGGCGACAAACCCACTGTTCATAATAATCCGATGCCTGCACAAGG TGCCATCGAGGAAGCACAAGGCACTTTCTCAAGACTGAGTTTAACTGACGAAAAATGA